In Canis lupus dingo isolate Sandy chromosome 32, ASM325472v2, whole genome shotgun sequence, the following are encoded in one genomic region:
- the LOC112647283 gene encoding eukaryotic translation initiation factor 1-like, whose protein sequence is MSAIQILHFFYPFADAKKSDDLLPAGTEDYIHIRIQQKGTWVPLLTVQGMANDYDKKTLVKVFKKKFACNGTAAEHPEYGEVIQLQGDQCKNMCRFS, encoded by the exons ATGTCAGCTATCCAGATTCTCCACTTTTTCTACCCCTTTGCTGATGCAAAGAAGAGTGATGATCTGCTTCCTGCTGGCACTGAGGATTATATCCATATAAGAATTCaacagaagggcacctgggt ACCTTTACTAACTGTCCAAGGGATGGCTAATGACTATGATAAAAAGACACTAGTGAAGGTGTTTAAGAAGAAATTTGCTTGCAATGGTACTGCAGCTGAGCATCCAGAATATGGAGAAGTCATTCAGCTACAGGGTGACCAGTGCAAGAACATGTGCCGGTTCTCCTAG